Proteins encoded together in one Cicer arietinum cultivar CDC Frontier isolate Library 1 chromosome 4, Cicar.CDCFrontier_v2.0, whole genome shotgun sequence window:
- the LOC101501184 gene encoding uncharacterized protein translates to MHYPCFHNVNAATIHTLHFHFPSNLTSSLIFSPNTNNNKLSSKARFECSINTKQVINTPIPKNNKAIILWDLDNKPPRGPPYDAALSLKILAERFADVVSISAYTKRHSFFNLPKWNPNQNPNPKTIVCRVCGQECKSIFDLNIHFDRIHLRQRQKMLTRLRSIKLNRSKVRFIRRNHKYNEAARTTAAPRVGFGLASELRRAGVFVKVVEDGDKVNAADSSLKREMVNGGIDWLFLVSDDFEFSEMLGKAREPNLGTVVVGDYWDRDLGKNADLWLPWIVVENGKVNEMDLMGRITKQGLDDELEEDDNVDDDEYIIENEQLEDGFYVH, encoded by the coding sequence ATGCATTATCCGTGCTTCCACAACGTAAACGCAGCAACAATACACACTCTCCACTTTCACTTTCCCTCCAACTTAACTTCTTCTCTTATTTTTTCCCCAAACACTAACAATAACAAACTCTCATCAAAAGCCCGTTTTGAATGCTCCATCAACACCAAACAAGTCATTAACACTCCCATTCCCAAAAACAACAAGGCTATCATCCTATGGGACCTCGACAACAAACCTCCACGTGGACCTCCATACGACGCCGCACTCTCTCTCAAAATCCTAGCCGAACGCTTCGCCGACGTCGTTTCAATCTCCGCTTACACAAAACGACACTCCTTCTTCAATCTCCCCAAATGGAATCCTAAccaaaaccctaaccctaaaacCATAGTCTGCCGTGTATGTGGTCAAGAATGCAAATCAATCTTCGATCTCAACATTCACTTCGACCGAATTCACCTGCGTCAGCGTCAGAAAATGCTGACCCGATTGAGATCGATTAAATTGAACCGTTCAAAGGTTCGGTTTATCCGTAGGAACCATAAGTATAACGAAGCTGCGAGGACTACTGCTGCGCCTAGGGTTGGGTTTGGTTTGGCTTCGGAGTTGCGGCGTGCTGGTGTTTTTGTGAAGGTTGTGGAGGATGGTGATAAGGTAAATGCTGCCGATTCGTCGTTGAAGAGGGAGATGGTGAATGGAGGGATTGATTGGTTGTTTTTGGTTTCGGATGATTTTGAATTTTCGGAGATGTTGGGGAAGGCGAGGGAGCCGAATTTGGGGACTGTTGTTGTTGGAGATTATTGGGATAGGgatttggggaagaatgctgaTTTGTGGCTTCCTTGGATTGTTGTTGAGAATGGAAAGGTTAATGAAATGGATTTGATGGGAAGAATCACAAAACAGGGTTTGGATGATGAATTGGAAGAAGATGATAATGTTGACGATGATGAGTATATAATAGAAAACGAACAACTAGAAGATGGGTTTTATGTTCATTGA